From the Budorcas taxicolor isolate Tak-1 chromosome 1, Takin1.1, whole genome shotgun sequence genome, one window contains:
- the PLAAT1 gene encoding phospholipase A and acyltransferase 1 isoform X1, with protein MAFNDCFSLSYPGNPQPGDLIEVFRPCYQHWALYLGDGYVINIAPLEDGISTSFTSAKSVFSRKALVKMQLLKDVVGKDTYRINNKYDDTYPPLPVEEVIQRSEFVIGQEVEYDILVNNCEHFVTLLRYGEGVSEQASRAISTIGFVTAAAGAFSFLGLFPKRLRPKFY; from the exons ATGGCATTTAATGATTGCTTTAGTTTGAGCTATCCTGGCAATCCTCAGCCAGGGGATTTGATTGAAGTGTTTCGTCCTTGTTATCAACATTGGGCACTGTACTTGGGTGATGGGTATGTTATCAACATAGCACCTCTAG AGGATGGCATTTCCACATCGTTTACAAGTGCCAAGTCTGTATTCAGCAGAAAGGCCCTGGTGAAGATGCAGCTTTTGAAGGatgttgttggaaaagacacatacagaataaacaataaatatgatGATACATATCCCCCTCTCCCTGTTGAAGAAGTTATCCAACGGTCAGAGTTTGTTATTGGGCAAGAGGTGGAATATGACATACTTGTCAACAACTGTGAGCATTTTGTGACTTTGCTTCGATACGGAGAAGGAGTTTCAGAGCAG GCCAGCCGAGCAATAAGTACCATTGGGTTTGTGACAGCTGCTGCTggtgccttctccttcctgggctTGTTTCCAAAAAGACTAAGACCAAAATTCTATTAA
- the PLAAT1 gene encoding phospholipase A and acyltransferase 1 isoform X3: MAFNDCFSLSYPGNPQPGDLIEVFRPCYQHWALYLGDGYVINIAPLEDGISTSFTSAKSVFSRKALVKMQLLKDVVGKDTYRINNKYDDTYPPLPVEEVIQRSEFVIGQEVEYDILVNNCEHFVTLLRYGEGVSEQILQEAQDPERTH; this comes from the exons ATGGCATTTAATGATTGCTTTAGTTTGAGCTATCCTGGCAATCCTCAGCCAGGGGATTTGATTGAAGTGTTTCGTCCTTGTTATCAACATTGGGCACTGTACTTGGGTGATGGGTATGTTATCAACATAGCACCTCTAG AGGATGGCATTTCCACATCGTTTACAAGTGCCAAGTCTGTATTCAGCAGAAAGGCCCTGGTGAAGATGCAGCTTTTGAAGGatgttgttggaaaagacacatacagaataaacaataaatatgatGATACATATCCCCCTCTCCCTGTTGAAGAAGTTATCCAACGGTCAGAGTTTGTTATTGGGCAAGAGGTGGAATATGACATACTTGTCAACAACTGTGAGCATTTTGTGACTTTGCTTCGATACGGAGAAGGAGTTTCAGAGCAG
- the PLAAT1 gene encoding phospholipase A and acyltransferase 1 isoform X5, giving the protein MAFNDCFSLSYPGNPQPGDLIEVFRPCYQHWALYLGDGYVINIAPLEDGISTSFTSAKSVFSRKALVKMQLLKDVVGKDTYRINNKYDDTYPPLPVEEVIQRSEFVIGQEVEYDILVNNCEHFVTLLRYGEGVSEQSLS; this is encoded by the exons ATGGCATTTAATGATTGCTTTAGTTTGAGCTATCCTGGCAATCCTCAGCCAGGGGATTTGATTGAAGTGTTTCGTCCTTGTTATCAACATTGGGCACTGTACTTGGGTGATGGGTATGTTATCAACATAGCACCTCTAG AGGATGGCATTTCCACATCGTTTACAAGTGCCAAGTCTGTATTCAGCAGAAAGGCCCTGGTGAAGATGCAGCTTTTGAAGGatgttgttggaaaagacacatacagaataaacaataaatatgatGATACATATCCCCCTCTCCCTGTTGAAGAAGTTATCCAACGGTCAGAGTTTGTTATTGGGCAAGAGGTGGAATATGACATACTTGTCAACAACTGTGAGCATTTTGTGACTTTGCTTCGATACGGAGAAGGAGTTTCAGAGCAG AGCCTCAGCTGA
- the PLAAT1 gene encoding phospholipase A and acyltransferase 1 isoform X4, with product MAFNDCFSLSYPGNPQPGDLIEVFRPCYQHWALYLGDGYVINIAPLEDGISTSFTSAKSVFSRKALVKMQLLKDVVGKDTYRINNKYDDTYPPLPVEEVIQRSEFVIGQEVEYDILVNNCEHFVTLLRYGEGVSEQLADTL from the exons ATGGCATTTAATGATTGCTTTAGTTTGAGCTATCCTGGCAATCCTCAGCCAGGGGATTTGATTGAAGTGTTTCGTCCTTGTTATCAACATTGGGCACTGTACTTGGGTGATGGGTATGTTATCAACATAGCACCTCTAG AGGATGGCATTTCCACATCGTTTACAAGTGCCAAGTCTGTATTCAGCAGAAAGGCCCTGGTGAAGATGCAGCTTTTGAAGGatgttgttggaaaagacacatacagaataaacaataaatatgatGATACATATCCCCCTCTCCCTGTTGAAGAAGTTATCCAACGGTCAGAGTTTGTTATTGGGCAAGAGGTGGAATATGACATACTTGTCAACAACTGTGAGCATTTTGTGACTTTGCTTCGATACGGAGAAGGAGTTTCAGAGCAG